From the Hyphomicrobium sp. ghe19 genome, one window contains:
- a CDS encoding TraB/GumN family protein, protein MLALAVAAQANPSAASTSGLDICSPTSVLYEIDHNNRPRLQKILADASRVANGEAVLWRVEKDGTAPSHLFGTLHVINDSMQELSPATRAALDQSKLVAVESAETSRSAYSHAMAQAAPLMVSTDRELQGILAEDEITVVEKAISNAGYAPQLALALKPWVAIMFLADSECQKKLQERGAKSMDALVVDRATEKGLPVIGLESMFEQYRSLATISRKVQVAWLKASIELYPRVDDISLTMAELYRFRRLEAVWALTQEMAPGAGLDDATLLSLRTELVGKRNLRMLESAMPLLRNGGAFIAVGAMHQSGPDGLVALLRQRGFTVTAVE, encoded by the coding sequence GTGCTAGCGCTTGCCGTGGCCGCGCAGGCTAATCCTTCGGCTGCCTCGACGAGCGGCTTGGATATCTGTTCGCCGACCAGCGTCCTTTATGAAATCGATCACAACAATCGGCCGCGACTCCAAAAAATTCTCGCCGATGCAAGCCGTGTCGCCAACGGCGAGGCCGTTCTCTGGCGGGTCGAGAAAGATGGCACCGCGCCCTCTCATCTTTTCGGCACGCTCCATGTCATCAACGACAGCATGCAGGAATTATCGCCGGCGACGCGAGCCGCGCTCGACCAATCGAAACTGGTCGCTGTCGAGTCCGCGGAAACGTCGCGAAGTGCCTACTCTCACGCGATGGCGCAAGCAGCCCCGCTCATGGTCTCGACCGATCGCGAGCTTCAAGGAATTTTGGCCGAAGACGAAATCACCGTCGTCGAGAAAGCCATCTCGAATGCGGGATACGCGCCGCAGCTCGCTCTCGCCCTGAAGCCCTGGGTGGCCATCATGTTCCTCGCGGATTCCGAGTGTCAGAAAAAACTGCAGGAGCGCGGCGCGAAATCGATGGATGCGCTCGTGGTCGATCGAGCGACCGAAAAAGGCCTGCCCGTCATCGGCCTTGAGTCGATGTTTGAACAATACCGGTCGCTGGCGACAATCTCGCGCAAGGTGCAAGTCGCATGGCTGAAAGCCAGCATCGAACTCTATCCACGCGTCGACGACATATCGCTGACGATGGCCGAGCTTTATCGCTTCCGGCGTCTTGAAGCCGTTTGGGCGTTGACGCAGGAAATGGCGCCCGGCGCCGGCCTTGACGATGCGACCCTGCTGTCTTTGCGCACCGAACTCGTCGGCAAACGCAATCTGCGAATGTTGGAAAGCGCGATGCCTCTGCTCCGCAACGGCGGCGCCTTCATCGCGGTCGGCGCGATGCATCAAAGCGGGCCGGATGGCCTGGTCGCCCTGCTACGCCAAAGAGGTTTCACCGTCACCGCAGTCGAATGA
- a CDS encoding vWA domain-containing protein, with the protein MTYTRINFDRRMILLLAALAATIAAIIGIHVIRNQRIATVLAIVDITGSMNTRDMGKPRGSLNRLEAARDALVDLMQDIPCQSRLGLGVFTERISFLLFNPVEVCGNYDALERAISGLDWRMAWQGDSYIAKGLYSGIDIASSLKSDLIFLTDGHEAPPLPFTGVPEFEGKPGAVKGLIVGVGGSEKVPIPKYDDEGRQIGVYNQSDVPQDNRIGAAPKDAELREGYNPRNAPFGALPASGDEQLSSVKAAHLQDLAARTGLSYVGLQNVGSVSPQLFSATEPRILEIDTNMAYVPAMFALLLMMAIYGMSLFESLPRPRGRTASYSLSNRNLKGVLVRGK; encoded by the coding sequence ATGACGTACACCCGCATCAACTTCGATCGGCGCATGATCTTGCTGCTCGCGGCGCTGGCCGCGACGATCGCGGCGATCATCGGTATCCACGTCATCCGCAATCAACGCATCGCCACCGTGCTTGCCATCGTTGACATCACGGGCAGCATGAACACGCGCGACATGGGGAAGCCGCGCGGATCCCTCAACCGCTTGGAAGCCGCGCGCGACGCTCTGGTCGATTTGATGCAGGACATACCTTGCCAATCGCGGCTGGGCCTCGGCGTCTTTACGGAACGCATTTCGTTCCTGCTGTTCAATCCCGTTGAGGTCTGCGGCAACTACGATGCCCTCGAGCGCGCCATCTCGGGCCTCGACTGGCGCATGGCTTGGCAGGGCGACAGCTACATCGCCAAAGGCCTCTATTCCGGAATTGATATCGCATCGAGCCTGAAATCCGATCTTATCTTTCTCACCGATGGACATGAGGCACCGCCGCTTCCCTTCACCGGCGTCCCGGAATTCGAAGGTAAGCCCGGCGCGGTGAAGGGATTGATCGTCGGCGTCGGTGGCAGCGAGAAAGTGCCGATACCGAAGTACGACGACGAAGGCCGTCAGATCGGCGTCTACAATCAAAGCGACGTTCCACAGGACAACCGCATCGGAGCGGCCCCGAAAGATGCGGAATTGCGCGAGGGTTACAATCCGAGAAACGCGCCGTTCGGTGCATTGCCTGCGTCCGGTGATGAACAACTCTCGTCCGTGAAGGCCGCTCATCTTCAGGATCTCGCTGCGCGCACGGGTCTCTCCTATGTCGGGCTTCAAAACGTCGGCTCGGTATCACCGCAGCTTTTTTCCGCGACCGAACCACGCATCCTAGAGATCGATACGAACATGGCTTACGTGCCCGCGATGTTCGCGCTGCTGCTGATGATGGCAATCTACGGGATGTCGCTATTCGAGAGTCTTCCGCGACCGCGTGGACGAACTGCTTCCTATTCTCTTTCAAATCGGAACCTCAAAGGAGTGCTCGTGCGTGGCAAATAA
- a CDS encoding DUF58 domain-containing protein — translation MNEEARDLAYSIPWRTSSIRVGSHKSYLSGSGGLFRDIVPLTAFPDPRRIAIRASLSDPFERLLVRRAEQPSSIDVAVLVDVSASMAFEGRCDKIALAADIAQALAICTERAGDTFALYPFDKVLRQDLVLRKTLSRAAHADAIERLRRFAPDQPGVDGIAEAGAAISGSKKLVFLISDFLWPEEAARKATEALAFHDIVPIEIRDSLELEGLPEWGLLNLRDLETGRHRLVAMRPKLKAQWRAHRNKHREQISRTLNASARETFTVRDSIDWMQLTSFLLHGAT, via the coding sequence ATGAACGAAGAGGCGAGAGATCTGGCGTACAGCATCCCCTGGCGGACGAGCAGCATCCGCGTGGGCTCGCACAAAAGCTATCTCTCGGGCAGCGGCGGTCTCTTTCGCGATATCGTCCCCTTGACGGCGTTCCCCGATCCGCGCCGCATCGCTATTCGGGCATCCCTCAGCGACCCTTTTGAACGATTGCTCGTGCGCCGCGCAGAACAGCCGAGCTCAATCGACGTCGCCGTGCTGGTCGATGTTTCCGCATCGATGGCATTCGAAGGGCGTTGCGATAAGATCGCGCTCGCGGCGGACATCGCCCAGGCGCTTGCGATCTGCACCGAACGCGCCGGCGATACGTTTGCCCTTTATCCGTTCGACAAAGTCCTTCGGCAGGATCTTGTTTTGCGCAAGACCTTGTCGCGCGCAGCCCACGCCGATGCAATCGAGCGCCTCCGTCGTTTCGCCCCCGATCAGCCGGGCGTCGACGGAATAGCCGAAGCTGGGGCGGCCATATCGGGATCGAAGAAGCTTGTCTTCCTGATCTCAGATTTCTTGTGGCCGGAGGAAGCGGCGAGGAAGGCTACAGAGGCGCTGGCTTTCCACGATATCGTTCCGATTGAGATCCGTGATAGCCTCGAACTCGAGGGTCTTCCCGAGTGGGGCCTGCTAAATCTGCGAGATCTTGAGACCGGAAGGCATCGGCTCGTCGCCATGCGGCCGAAGCTCAAGGCCCAATGGCGGGCCCACCGAAACAAGCACCGCGAGCAGATTTCCCGGACACTCAATGCGTCAGCGCGCGAGACGTTCACCGTCCGCGATAGCATCGATTGGATGCAGCTCACATCGTTCCTGCTCCATGGAGCGACCTGA
- a CDS encoding nonribosomal peptide synthetase MxaA: MRAWLTIAILLLSAGGSSAAIDAVNVYEPRNFGHFIGDTLERRVEVITSGDTQLFTAALPRPGALTYWLDLIAVDYSEREENGRKIHDITLKYQIFYSALEAKKLDIPAFPLKFKNPNGADPDAKPPSEGAAEPEQANYTASIPALRLVISPLRDIVLDDLMPEKTGEISDIMRPDAVPHEINLAPKKRLLAASAAALAVSSLLLLWHYAIWPFAPRPKRPFTRAERQIRSIQSAGTDEAPYRNSLLILHRAFDQSAGRRIFAADVPAFIATHERFADLLPTLRSFFENSQLYFFSDDRQTAEDRFPISEVARLAADLAREERASA, encoded by the coding sequence ATGCGCGCCTGGCTCACTATCGCAATACTTCTACTGAGCGCAGGAGGAAGTTCAGCAGCCATCGACGCCGTCAACGTCTATGAGCCGCGAAATTTCGGACACTTTATTGGCGACACGCTAGAGCGCCGCGTCGAAGTCATAACGAGCGGCGACACGCAGCTCTTCACCGCAGCTCTCCCTCGTCCGGGCGCGTTGACATATTGGCTGGATCTCATCGCAGTCGATTACAGCGAGCGCGAAGAGAACGGTCGCAAGATCCATGACATCACGTTGAAGTATCAGATTTTCTATTCCGCACTCGAGGCAAAGAAACTCGACATTCCAGCATTTCCGCTGAAGTTCAAAAACCCGAACGGCGCGGACCCTGATGCCAAGCCGCCGAGCGAAGGCGCTGCCGAACCTGAGCAAGCTAATTACACCGCATCCATTCCGGCATTGCGGCTTGTGATTTCCCCTCTCCGCGACATCGTCCTCGATGATTTGATGCCGGAGAAGACCGGAGAAATTTCCGACATCATGCGGCCCGACGCCGTTCCGCATGAAATTAACCTCGCACCCAAGAAAAGGCTGCTCGCGGCCTCTGCGGCAGCGCTCGCCGTTTCAAGCCTACTGCTGCTTTGGCATTACGCGATATGGCCGTTCGCACCTCGTCCAAAGCGGCCGTTCACTCGAGCCGAGCGACAGATCAGGAGCATCCAGTCTGCGGGCACGGACGAAGCGCCGTATCGCAACTCCCTGCTTATTCTTCATCGCGCCTTCGATCAGTCCGCAGGCCGTCGGATATTCGCTGCCGATGTTCCCGCGTTCATCGCGACGCATGAGCGCTTCGCAGATCTTCTGCCGACGCTCAGATCGTTCTTCGAAAACTCCCAACTCTATTTTTTCTCGGACGATCGGCAAACCGCCGAAGACCGCTTTCCGATCAGCGAAGTGGCGCGGCTTGCCGCTGATCTCGCGCGCGAGGAAAGAGCCTCCGCATGA
- a CDS encoding SRPBCC family protein, giving the protein MANKFRFLLALGVFAANAGAALAHGPTPQKVDEKIAIAAPPAAVWTIIKDFGSIGTWHPSVATAKSEGGNGNAATRTLTLKSGGGELVESLDDYQEKDMSYGYRLATENFEAFPASFYSDTIQVLPASGGSEVQWVSRFYRADTTNEPPENRSDAAAVQATEDFIKAGLAGIKAKAEGKK; this is encoded by the coding sequence GTGGCAAATAAGTTTCGTTTTCTTCTGGCGTTGGGGGTCTTTGCAGCGAACGCGGGAGCGGCTCTGGCCCATGGCCCCACCCCCCAAAAAGTCGATGAGAAGATCGCGATCGCGGCACCACCGGCCGCCGTTTGGACCATCATCAAGGATTTTGGAAGCATCGGAACCTGGCATCCATCCGTCGCAACGGCAAAAAGCGAAGGCGGCAATGGGAACGCAGCGACGCGCACGCTGACACTCAAGAGCGGCGGTGGCGAACTCGTCGAAAGCCTCGACGACTATCAGGAAAAGGACATGTCCTACGGCTATCGGCTCGCGACCGAGAACTTCGAAGCTTTCCCGGCGAGCTTCTATTCCGACACGATCCAGGTTTTACCGGCATCCGGCGGCAGCGAGGTACAATGGGTATCGCGCTTCTATCGCGCCGACACCACGAACGAGCCGCCCGAAAACAGGAGCGACGCCGCAGCCGTCCAGGCGACGGAAGATTTCATTAAAGCTGGTCTCGCGGGCATCAAGGCGAAAGCCGAAGGCAAGAAATGA
- a CDS encoding YncE family protein, with protein sequence MKALVGLLAVLTLNAVAPAGATAAKDAAQKVYVLSQDDGTLSIIDTAVDEIIGQIEIPGKPAAFTISPALDEAFATLPDSGQIAVIDLRRQKLDRLLKIGGQPFGIAITAPGQLFVGDWSANVVSAVDPQSGEIVRKIPVGRSPAHLVATREGSRLYVADREADSIAIIDTRRFGVLQEIPVGRAPFALALSLDEKQLVVANAQAATLSIVDTSSLQVVSTLATRAMPYGVAMTGNDAKILISNQQGGSISVFDAQTRAPRAEIKVGRYPEGLVALKSGSKAYVANWFSASVSVLDLKTNTEIKRIKCPEGPRMVLAVSTEP encoded by the coding sequence ATGAAAGCACTTGTAGGCCTCCTTGCCGTGCTCACGCTCAATGCTGTTGCGCCAGCGGGCGCGACGGCGGCGAAAGACGCGGCTCAGAAGGTCTACGTCCTCAGTCAAGACGATGGCACCCTCTCCATCATTGATACCGCTGTTGACGAAATCATCGGGCAAATCGAAATTCCCGGCAAGCCAGCGGCATTCACGATCAGTCCCGCTTTGGACGAAGCGTTCGCAACGCTTCCCGATAGCGGACAAATCGCCGTTATCGACCTCCGCCGTCAAAAACTTGACCGCCTTTTGAAAATCGGCGGGCAGCCCTTTGGCATCGCGATAACGGCCCCCGGCCAGCTCTTCGTCGGCGATTGGAGCGCCAACGTCGTCTCGGCTGTCGATCCCCAATCGGGCGAAATCGTCAGAAAGATTCCCGTCGGCCGCTCGCCGGCCCATCTGGTCGCGACACGCGAAGGATCACGTCTGTACGTCGCTGACCGCGAGGCTGACAGCATAGCCATCATCGACACAAGACGTTTCGGAGTGTTGCAGGAAATTCCGGTTGGGCGCGCCCCGTTCGCGCTCGCTTTAAGTCTCGATGAAAAGCAGCTCGTCGTTGCCAACGCTCAAGCCGCCACGCTGTCGATCGTGGATACGTCCTCGCTGCAAGTGGTTTCGACGCTGGCGACACGCGCCATGCCTTACGGCGTTGCCATGACAGGCAATGACGCCAAGATCCTCATTTCCAACCAGCAAGGGGGGAGCATATCGGTCTTCGACGCGCAGACACGTGCGCCCCGCGCTGAAATAAAAGTCGGACGCTATCCCGAAGGTTTGGTTGCACTCAAAAGCGGGAGCAAAGCCTATGTCGCGAATTGGTTTTCGGCCAGCGTTTCGGTCCTGGATCTCAAGACCAACACCGAGATCAAACGCATCAAGTGTCCCGAAGGCCCGCGAATGGTTCTTGCCGTGTCGACGGAGCCTTAG
- a CDS encoding vWA domain-containing protein — MIFANPIALYLLPLALLPLFLGIQRQEAYPSLAGFEPDRLSVAIAWALRIAGAAAIIGLILGMAGIALRERTIERFGQGAHIVLLIDRSASMNDTFAGRQPNGAEESKSSAAKRLIKEFVVEREHDRFGVAAFSTAPMHVVPITDHKDIVLDAIDAIDRPGLAFTDVGRGLGMALSMIEEDVLQGSRAIVLVSDGVAVIGRRVQEALRTEFARRPVHLYFLYLRTEGANSMFADPGAGVEDTPQSLPERHLNKFFQSLKIPYHAYEAESAEAIKSAITDIGKLEQTPLVYNERIPQYDLSRWAYVLAALALGLLLAAKLCERTLKVRGVTTHAA, encoded by the coding sequence ATGATCTTCGCGAATCCGATTGCACTCTATCTTCTTCCGCTCGCGCTTCTTCCGCTCTTTCTCGGCATTCAACGCCAGGAAGCCTACCCATCTCTCGCCGGATTTGAACCGGACCGGCTTTCCGTTGCGATAGCATGGGCGCTCCGCATTGCCGGCGCCGCCGCAATCATCGGCCTGATTCTCGGCATGGCGGGAATCGCATTGCGCGAGCGAACGATCGAACGGTTCGGCCAAGGCGCTCATATCGTCCTGCTCATTGATCGGTCGGCGAGCATGAATGATACCTTCGCCGGCAGGCAGCCGAACGGCGCGGAAGAATCCAAATCGTCTGCCGCTAAGAGGCTGATCAAGGAATTCGTCGTCGAGCGCGAGCACGACAGGTTCGGTGTCGCCGCCTTCTCGACAGCGCCGATGCACGTCGTTCCGATCACCGATCACAAGGACATCGTGCTCGATGCGATTGACGCCATCGATCGACCGGGCCTCGCCTTCACGGATGTCGGGCGCGGCCTCGGAATGGCGCTCAGCATGATCGAAGAAGACGTGTTGCAGGGATCGCGCGCGATCGTCCTTGTATCCGACGGCGTCGCAGTGATCGGTCGAAGAGTGCAGGAAGCGCTCAGAACCGAGTTCGCGCGAAGACCGGTCCATCTTTATTTTCTCTATCTTCGGACCGAAGGCGCCAACAGCATGTTCGCGGACCCGGGCGCCGGCGTCGAAGACACGCCTCAGTCGCTACCGGAACGGCACCTGAATAAATTCTTTCAAAGTCTGAAGATCCCCTATCACGCATATGAAGCCGAGAGCGCCGAAGCGATCAAAAGTGCCATCACCGACATCGGCAAGCTCGAGCAGACCCCGCTCGTTTATAACGAACGCATCCCCCAGTACGATTTGTCGAGGTGGGCGTATGTCCTGGCGGCCCTCGCGCTCGGTCTCCTGCTCGCGGCAAAACTTTGCGAGCGCACGCTGAAGGTCCGAGGGGTAACCACCCATGCAGCTTAG